The Arthrobacter russicus genome has a segment encoding these proteins:
- a CDS encoding RDD family protein, translated as MVDRKDLGSWLSGPDTSHISKYPGERLGLPESGPGSIARAGRRILAICIDWLLCLLISQFLFDGAALATIGIFFVEQVLLVGTLGYSVGHRIMNIHVVRLAPRAGAASGASGPGGPGTLPAGPLAAVVRTLLLCLVIPAVVFDPDQRGLHDRAMNTVLLRR; from the coding sequence GTGGTAGATCGCAAAGACCTCGGTTCCTGGCTCTCCGGACCCGACACGAGTCATATTTCCAAGTATCCGGGGGAGCGCTTGGGCTTGCCGGAATCGGGTCCCGGCTCGATTGCCCGGGCCGGCCGCCGGATTCTGGCGATCTGCATCGACTGGCTGCTGTGCCTGCTGATCAGCCAGTTCCTGTTCGACGGCGCAGCTTTGGCCACGATTGGGATCTTCTTCGTCGAGCAGGTGCTGTTGGTCGGAACGCTCGGTTACAGCGTGGGGCATCGGATCATGAACATCCACGTGGTCAGATTGGCGCCGCGCGCCGGAGCGGCTTCCGGAGCCAGCGGCCCCGGCGGCCCGGGCACGCTGCCCGCCGGCCCTTTGGCCGCCGTCGTCCGGACTTTGCTGCTCTGCCTGGTGATCCCCGCAGTGGTTTTCGACCCGGATCAACGCGGGCTTCATGATCGCGCAATGAACACGGTGTTGTTGCGGCGTTGA
- a CDS encoding DUF4191 domain-containing protein — MAKNSAPDAASEPKPKRSLFARKPKDNKPKPEKKPGRLKQMVDIFKMTRRSDPTVVWLMLLVFLGVIAVSLAVGFFAFNGNWITGLILGIPLGLLGAMLVLSRRAERAAFGQIEGKPGASGAALNTLRRGWVVEEQPVAVNPRSQDAVFRAVGRPGVVLVTEGPSHRVRTLVQAEQKKLNRILPNVTVHVIESGREEGQVPLAKVAKTVQKLKKELTKAEVSAVGKRISSLGSRLPIPKGIDPYKARPDRKAARGR; from the coding sequence ATGGCCAAGAATTCCGCACCCGACGCTGCCTCCGAACCGAAGCCCAAACGGAGCCTGTTCGCCCGCAAGCCCAAAGACAACAAGCCCAAACCGGAAAAGAAACCCGGCCGGCTCAAGCAGATGGTGGACATCTTCAAGATGACCCGCCGCAGCGACCCGACGGTGGTCTGGCTGATGCTGTTGGTCTTCCTGGGCGTGATCGCGGTCTCGCTCGCGGTCGGTTTCTTCGCGTTCAACGGAAACTGGATCACTGGCTTGATCCTGGGCATCCCCTTGGGCCTGTTGGGCGCCATGCTGGTGCTTTCCCGGCGTGCCGAGCGCGCCGCGTTCGGCCAGATCGAGGGCAAGCCGGGTGCTTCCGGTGCAGCCTTGAACACGCTGCGCCGCGGCTGGGTGGTCGAAGAACAACCGGTGGCGGTCAACCCGCGCAGCCAGGATGCCGTGTTCCGTGCCGTCGGCCGCCCGGGCGTGGTCCTGGTGACCGAAGGCCCCTCGCACCGGGTCCGCACGCTGGTCCAGGCCGAGCAGAAGAAGCTCAACCGGATCCTGCCCAATGTCACGGTGCACGTGATCGAGTCCGGCCGGGAAGAAGGCCAGGTGCCGCTGGCCAAGGTCGCCAAAACGGTGCAGAAGCTCAAAAAGGAACTGACCAAAGCCGAAGTCAGCGCGGTCGGCAAGCGGATTTCTTCGCTGGGCTCCCGATTGCCGATCCCCAAAGGCATCGATCCGTACAAGGCCAGACCGGACCGCAAGGCCGCCCGCGGCCGCTGA
- the lipA gene encoding lipoyl synthase, translating to MTLAPEGRKMLRVEARNAQTPVERKPEWIKAKVNMGPEYIGMKNLVKKEGLHTVCEEAGCPNIFECWEDREATFLIGGAQCTRRCDFCQIDSGKPSPLDRFEPTKVARSVVKMNLRYATVTGVARDDLEDEGVWLYAETIRKIHELNPGTGVEILIPDFSGKPENIQAICDAKPEVFAHNVETVPRIFKRIRPAFRYERSLDVITQGHDLGMVTKSNLILGMGETREEISEALRDLHEAKCDLITITQYLRPSERHLPVDRWVKPQEFLDLRDEAEEIGFLGVMSGPLVRSSYRAGRLWATAMRKKGLEIPAELAHIAEGIEDAGSTRQEAASLVAARS from the coding sequence GTGACCCTGGCACCTGAAGGCCGCAAAATGCTGCGCGTCGAAGCCCGCAACGCGCAGACCCCGGTGGAACGCAAGCCTGAATGGATCAAGGCCAAGGTCAACATGGGCCCGGAATACATCGGGATGAAGAACTTGGTCAAAAAAGAGGGGCTGCACACGGTCTGCGAGGAAGCCGGCTGCCCGAACATCTTCGAATGCTGGGAAGACCGCGAGGCGACCTTCCTGATCGGCGGAGCACAGTGCACCCGCCGTTGTGATTTCTGCCAGATCGATTCCGGCAAACCCTCCCCCCTGGACCGCTTCGAGCCGACCAAGGTGGCCCGCAGCGTGGTCAAGATGAATTTGCGCTATGCCACGGTCACCGGCGTCGCCCGTGACGATTTGGAAGACGAAGGCGTCTGGCTCTACGCCGAGACCATCCGGAAGATCCACGAGCTCAACCCGGGCACCGGCGTCGAGATCCTGATCCCGGATTTTTCCGGAAAACCGGAGAACATCCAGGCGATCTGCGATGCCAAGCCCGAGGTTTTCGCGCACAACGTCGAGACCGTTCCCCGGATCTTCAAGCGGATCCGCCCGGCCTTCCGTTACGAACGCTCGCTCGATGTGATCACCCAGGGCCACGACTTGGGCATGGTGACCAAGTCCAACCTGATCCTGGGCATGGGCGAAACCCGGGAGGAGATCTCCGAGGCGCTGCGCGACCTGCACGAGGCCAAATGCGATTTGATCACGATCACCCAGTATCTGCGGCCCAGCGAACGGCACTTGCCGGTGGACCGTTGGGTCAAGCCGCAGGAGTTCCTGGATCTGCGCGACGAGGCCGAGGAGATCGGATTCCTCGGCGTGATGAGCGGCCCGCTGGTGCGTTCCTCCTACCGGGCCGGCCGATTGTGGGCCACCGCGATGCGCAAAAAAGGCCTGGAGATTCCGGCCGAGTTGGCGCATATCGCCGAAGGCATCGAAGACGCCGGCAGCACCCGGCAAGAAGCCGCCAGCCTGGTCGCCGCGCGGAGCTGA
- the lipB gene encoding lipoyl(octanoyl) transferase LipB: MTLEFSEVGFAPNFVDYMQAWDMQQKLHDDVVDGQAPSTVLLLEHAAVYTAGKRTEDHERPFDGTPVVPVDRGGKLTWHGPGQLVAYPIIALRDPHAIREYVWLLEDVLLAVLAEFGIKGQRVEGRAGIWLPADAKGPDRKIAAIGIRVHNGVTMHGVSLNCNNDLAPFAQIIACGISDAGTTTMSAETGSDISPTGVLPHIIREFSARENALTGSTVHAAEKPELTAAEGVLQ, encoded by the coding sequence ATGACGCTTGAGTTCTCCGAAGTCGGGTTCGCACCGAACTTTGTTGACTATATGCAGGCTTGGGACATGCAGCAGAAACTGCACGACGACGTCGTCGACGGACAGGCCCCGAGCACTGTGCTGCTCCTGGAGCACGCCGCGGTCTACACCGCCGGCAAACGCACCGAAGACCACGAACGGCCTTTCGACGGGACCCCTGTGGTACCGGTTGACCGCGGCGGCAAATTGACCTGGCACGGCCCGGGCCAATTGGTCGCCTACCCGATCATCGCGCTGCGCGATCCGCACGCGATCCGGGAATACGTCTGGCTGCTCGAAGACGTGCTCCTCGCAGTGCTCGCCGAATTCGGCATCAAAGGCCAGCGGGTCGAGGGCCGGGCCGGCATCTGGTTGCCCGCCGACGCGAAAGGGCCGGACCGGAAGATCGCCGCGATCGGCATCCGGGTGCACAACGGCGTGACCATGCACGGCGTCTCGCTCAACTGCAACAACGACCTGGCGCCCTTCGCGCAGATCATCGCCTGCGGGATTTCGGACGCCGGGACCACCACGATGTCGGCGGAAACCGGATCCGACATTTCGCCCACCGGAGTGCTGCCGCACATCATCCGGGAATTCTCGGCACGCGAAAACGCGTTGACCGGAAGCACGGTGCACGCCGCCGAAAAACCCGAATTAACAGCCGCAGAAGGAGTTCTCCAGTGA
- a CDS encoding serine/threonine protein kinase: protein METSFPPGIPIAPGYRFERLLGAGASAQVWLVLGDAGVERAIKCFPAAAWPTGATAPGGRAGQLRREIRIRVNVQHEHLLAVHDVVKLTGAWAGGTGLLMDYAAGGSLAAVLANRGRISPGELVTVLVPMFQVLAFLHRQGIVHGDVSAANVLFTETGKPLLADFGTAKLRGDRSDGELFGTDGFVDPALLRPAGGTGRLAVDAAADVYALSALGWWCLSGALPGPANPRFPMPGGVPTAGSAELFSLLASGMDPERRRRPAAGDLARELFRSATAEPLDLMPSVHPSVLPRLLTRRQLRGGQASSLPTAAAVRAADAPASTTPAGRNASGRPAGSRRRNRSFRWARSSRGGRRRAGLPRPDLRRSGLPGRAVALFALLGGISWLLAVLPDHGPPGETTPVPARQNPAQQSPAQQSPAQQNPTQQNPAERRLDQAAPSAEDAAALRLSGDPVLALHGLSRLRAEAFRTADASLLAAVNAPDSPASAADRQTMAELVSRSRVLAGFSATVRAAAVQAGDATPDPVVSATVELSPFVEQDAAGTVFNRQPASRLQVLNFRMVNQSGRWLIAEVRNAG from the coding sequence ATGGAGACCAGCTTCCCGCCGGGCATTCCGATTGCCCCCGGCTACCGGTTCGAGCGCTTACTCGGGGCCGGCGCGAGTGCCCAAGTCTGGCTTGTGCTCGGCGATGCCGGGGTCGAGCGGGCGATCAAGTGTTTTCCAGCCGCGGCATGGCCGACCGGCGCGACGGCTCCCGGAGGGCGTGCCGGGCAGCTCCGCCGGGAGATCCGGATCCGGGTGAACGTGCAGCACGAGCATTTGCTCGCCGTTCATGATGTGGTCAAACTCACAGGGGCCTGGGCCGGCGGTACCGGCTTGCTGATGGACTATGCCGCTGGCGGGTCCCTGGCCGCCGTGCTGGCCAACCGGGGCCGGATCAGTCCCGGTGAACTGGTCACGGTCTTGGTCCCGATGTTCCAGGTACTGGCTTTTCTGCACCGGCAAGGCATCGTGCACGGGGACGTTTCGGCGGCGAACGTCCTGTTTACCGAAACTGGCAAACCGCTGCTGGCCGATTTCGGCACGGCAAAGCTCCGCGGCGACCGGTCCGACGGCGAGCTTTTCGGCACCGACGGCTTCGTGGATCCGGCGTTGCTGCGGCCGGCCGGCGGCACTGGGCGCTTGGCGGTGGACGCCGCTGCGGATGTCTATGCGCTCTCGGCCTTGGGCTGGTGGTGTCTCAGCGGGGCGCTGCCGGGACCCGCGAATCCCCGCTTCCCGATGCCCGGCGGGGTTCCGACGGCGGGCAGCGCCGAGCTGTTCAGCCTCTTGGCTTCCGGAATGGATCCGGAACGACGACGGCGTCCAGCTGCGGGCGACTTGGCCCGGGAACTGTTCCGTTCCGCAACTGCCGAACCGCTGGACCTGATGCCGTCGGTGCATCCGAGCGTGCTGCCCCGGTTGCTCACCCGACGGCAGCTGCGCGGCGGCCAGGCGTCGTCGCTGCCGACCGCCGCCGCTGTCCGGGCGGCCGACGCCCCGGCGAGCACCACTCCGGCCGGCCGCAACGCGTCAGGCAGACCGGCCGGCAGCAGGCGGCGCAACCGGAGTTTTCGGTGGGCGCGGAGTTCTCGGGGCGGACGGCGTCGGGCCGGCTTGCCGCGGCCCGATCTGCGTCGCTCCGGGCTGCCCGGCCGTGCCGTGGCCTTGTTTGCTCTGCTGGGCGGCATCTCCTGGTTGCTCGCGGTGCTGCCCGACCACGGTCCGCCCGGCGAAACCACGCCGGTCCCGGCGCGGCAGAATCCGGCCCAGCAGAGTCCGGCGCAGCAGAGTCCGGCGCAGCAGAACCCGACGCAGCAGAACCCGGCCGAGCGACGTTTGGACCAAGCCGCGCCGTCGGCCGAGGACGCTGCTGCGCTGCGGCTTTCCGGGGATCCGGTCTTGGCGCTCCATGGGCTGAGCCGGTTGCGGGCCGAAGCCTTCCGGACCGCTGACGCGAGCCTCCTGGCAGCGGTGAACGCCCCGGATTCGCCGGCCTCGGCGGCGGACCGGCAGACCATGGCCGAACTGGTCAGCCGATCCCGGGTGCTCGCCGGGTTCTCGGCGACGGTTCGGGCCGCGGCGGTCCAAGCCGGCGATGCGACACCGGATCCGGTGGTTTCGGCCACGGTCGAATTGAGCCCGTTCGTGGAGCAGGACGCCGCGGGTACGGTGTTCAACCGGCAACCCGCAAGCCGGCTCCAAGTGCTGAACTTCCGGATGGTGAACCAATCCGGCCGGTGGCTGATCGCCGAGGTGCGGAACGCCGGATGA
- a CDS encoding ABC transporter ATP-binding protein gives MDTAGKVLELQGINRSFSGRQVLDDVGLTVRPGRMTGFVGANGAGKTTTMRIILGVLTADSGSVTLDGQPLVAVDRRRFGYMPEERGLYPKMKVAEQLGYFARLHGLGPAAAKANTKVLLERLGLAERAAEPVEKLSLGNQQRVQVAAALVHDPEVLILDEPFSGLDPVAVETVQTVLTDYAARGVPVLFSSHQLDIVERICDDVAIIARGSIRANGEREALRAEFSEPEYEIQFGGDLGWLSGSPGLTVLETSAGRARFRAEDPAAAQQALSRAVGLGPVISFAPSRPSLADIFKEIIQ, from the coding sequence ATGGACACCGCCGGCAAAGTATTGGAACTTCAGGGCATCAATCGGTCGTTTTCCGGCCGCCAGGTGCTCGACGACGTCGGCCTGACGGTGCGACCGGGCCGGATGACCGGCTTCGTCGGGGCGAACGGGGCGGGCAAAACCACCACTATGCGGATCATCCTCGGCGTGCTCACCGCGGACAGCGGGAGCGTGACCCTCGACGGGCAGCCGCTCGTGGCGGTCGACCGCCGCCGTTTCGGATACATGCCCGAGGAACGCGGGCTCTATCCGAAAATGAAAGTCGCCGAACAGCTCGGCTACTTCGCCCGCTTGCACGGCCTGGGGCCGGCGGCTGCCAAAGCCAACACCAAGGTGTTGCTCGAGCGGTTGGGCCTGGCCGAACGGGCCGCCGAGCCGGTCGAAAAGCTCTCCTTGGGCAATCAGCAACGGGTCCAAGTGGCCGCGGCGCTGGTCCACGACCCCGAAGTCCTGATTCTGGACGAACCCTTCTCCGGTCTCGACCCGGTCGCGGTCGAGACCGTGCAGACCGTGCTCACCGACTATGCCGCCCGTGGTGTGCCGGTGCTCTTCTCATCGCACCAACTCGATATCGTCGAGCGGATCTGCGACGACGTGGCGATCATCGCGCGAGGCAGCATCCGGGCGAACGGGGAACGGGAGGCCCTGCGAGCCGAATTCTCCGAACCGGAGTATGAAATCCAGTTCGGCGGCGACCTCGGCTGGCTGTCCGGATCGCCGGGCCTCACGGTGCTCGAAACGTCGGCCGGCCGGGCCCGGTTCCGCGCCGAGGACCCGGCGGCGGCGCAACAAGCACTCAGCCGCGCGGTGGGCTTGGGCCCGGTCATCAGTTTCGCGCCGTCCAGGCCTTCACTGGCCGATATTTTCAAGGAGATCATCCAATGA
- a CDS encoding ABC transporter permease: MTEQTAPAGNATWLVAQREILAKLRSKAFLFSTGFLLAAVLVSVLLGGLLGGQQSSSKVAVIGGNVEVLGQFKGMEPIAARDAAEAESMVRSGEVEAAIVPDPSSPFLGFKVVALNQAPTAIIQSLSIAPSLQLLEPGAQDPLLAYFVAIGFGLVFFVSSMMFGQTIAQSVVEEKQTRIVEILLSTVSARTLLTGKILGNSVLAFVQIGLIALLSTGGLLLTGQQNLFAALGPSILWFLVFFIIGFVMIAALYAGAAALVSRQEDVGSATAPVMTLVMLPYILVIVFFNNPTVLTIMSYVPFSAAVGMPMRLFAGTAQWWEPLLSLLILLLSTLLMVLLGARIYRNSLLRTGAKVRLSEAFKA; this comes from the coding sequence ATGACCGAGCAGACCGCGCCCGCGGGCAACGCAACCTGGTTGGTCGCGCAACGCGAAATCTTGGCCAAGCTCCGCAGCAAAGCCTTTTTGTTCTCCACCGGATTCCTGTTGGCCGCGGTCCTGGTCTCGGTGCTTCTGGGCGGACTTCTGGGCGGCCAGCAGAGTTCCAGCAAGGTCGCGGTGATCGGCGGCAATGTCGAGGTGCTCGGGCAGTTCAAGGGCATGGAACCGATTGCCGCCCGCGACGCTGCGGAGGCCGAATCGATGGTCCGTTCCGGTGAAGTCGAGGCGGCGATCGTACCGGATCCCAGCAGCCCGTTCCTCGGATTCAAAGTCGTGGCGCTGAACCAGGCACCGACGGCGATCATCCAATCGTTGAGCATCGCCCCGAGTCTGCAGTTGCTCGAACCGGGAGCGCAGGACCCGTTGCTGGCCTACTTCGTGGCGATCGGCTTCGGCTTGGTCTTCTTCGTTTCATCGATGATGTTCGGGCAGACGATTGCGCAAAGCGTGGTGGAAGAGAAACAAACCAGGATTGTGGAGATCCTGCTTTCCACGGTCAGCGCCAGAACCTTGCTGACCGGGAAGATTTTGGGCAACAGCGTGCTGGCGTTCGTCCAAATCGGCTTGATCGCGCTGCTCAGCACCGGAGGGCTGCTGCTCACCGGACAGCAGAACCTGTTCGCCGCGCTGGGTCCGAGCATCCTGTGGTTCCTGGTGTTCTTCATCATCGGCTTCGTGATGATCGCGGCCCTCTACGCCGGTGCGGCGGCCCTGGTTTCCCGGCAGGAGGACGTCGGTTCGGCGACGGCCCCGGTGATGACCCTGGTGATGTTGCCGTACATCCTGGTCATCGTGTTCTTCAACAATCCGACGGTGCTGACTATCATGTCCTACGTGCCGTTTTCAGCTGCAGTGGGCATGCCGATGCGGCTTTTCGCCGGTACCGCCCAGTGGTGGGAGCCGCTGCTGTCGCTGTTGATCCTCTTGCTGAGCACGTTGCTCATGGTCTTGCTCGGCGCGCGGATCTACCGGAACTCGCTGCTGCGCACCGGTGCCAAAGTACGGTTGTCCGAAGCCTTCAAGGCCTGA
- a CDS encoding TIGR01777 family oxidoreductase, with the protein MRVLVSGASGMVGSALRAALQQNGHQIRRLVRRPVQAPEEVFWNPAEGDLHPSVFDDVDAVVNLSGSLVIQPPRRWTRSFIEELYASRIGSTRTLVEAMQRADAPPAMFLSQSGKDFYGEGGEFDESSPHQGGTVLSDLCARWEATAQAAPAVTETAFLRTGIVFGPRGGALGKLLLPIRAGVGGRLGDGRQFWPWIALPDLSKAMLFILENRISGPVNLSAPQHADVRTIVAELGRALHRPTVLPVPAALLKLALGRAPAEEVLLASTTMRPAVLLDHGFDFDYPELADAADWVAEELKRR; encoded by the coding sequence ATGCGAGTATTGGTCTCCGGAGCCTCAGGAATGGTCGGTTCGGCGCTGCGCGCCGCTTTGCAGCAGAACGGGCATCAGATCCGGCGCTTGGTCCGGCGCCCGGTGCAGGCTCCGGAGGAGGTTTTCTGGAATCCAGCGGAAGGCGATCTGCACCCTTCGGTGTTCGACGACGTCGACGCGGTGGTCAATCTCTCCGGCTCGCTCGTGATCCAACCGCCGCGCCGCTGGACCAGGAGCTTCATCGAAGAGCTCTACGCCTCGCGGATCGGGTCGACCCGGACGCTGGTCGAAGCGATGCAGCGCGCAGATGCCCCGCCGGCCATGTTCCTGAGCCAGTCCGGGAAGGATTTCTACGGCGAGGGCGGCGAGTTCGATGAATCTTCGCCGCACCAGGGCGGTACCGTGCTCTCCGATTTGTGCGCACGCTGGGAGGCGACTGCCCAGGCCGCCCCGGCGGTGACCGAAACCGCGTTCCTGCGCACCGGCATCGTGTTCGGTCCGCGGGGCGGCGCGCTCGGCAAACTGCTGCTGCCCATCCGGGCCGGAGTCGGCGGCCGGTTGGGTGACGGAAGGCAATTCTGGCCGTGGATCGCGTTGCCGGACTTGAGCAAAGCCATGCTGTTCATCCTGGAAAACCGGATTTCCGGTCCGGTCAACCTGAGCGCTCCGCAGCACGCCGATGTGCGGACCATCGTGGCCGAACTCGGCCGTGCCCTGCACCGGCCCACGGTCTTGCCGGTGCCCGCGGCCCTGCTCAAGTTGGCGCTGGGCCGCGCGCCCGCCGAAGAGGTCCTGTTGGCCAGCACCACAATGCGTCCGGCGGTGCTGCTGGACCATGGCTTCGACTTCGATTATCCCGAGTTGGCCGACGCCGCGGATTGGGTGGCCGAAGAACTCAAACGGCGCTGA